A genomic region of Branchiostoma lanceolatum isolate klBraLanc5 chromosome 4, klBraLanc5.hap2, whole genome shotgun sequence contains the following coding sequences:
- the LOC136433974 gene encoding serine/threonine-protein kinase PAK 4-like isoform X3, whose amino-acid sequence MRPDQKMFGKKKKRPEISAPSNFEHRVHTGFDRDHGEYVGLPAQWASVIGSPKEPTQPSAIRPRPLIDPSCITPVDLSTLKTVVRGSKADLYAEPDGGQAWKMIVRGTSKMDTTDLAHTSPNGYDYQQHPNIRSLQGGGISVARSNSLRKDSPPPRRVPRDQRDRDMLHDGLPPGLQDPVREAPPRGYGGPDYTNGRAPPQNGRSLQDVRGGQPTYTRDGGRGDYAYSNRDTYHGDLGGRENYSRDYHTYAPGREWDKPDSRTASRQQQRPQEPRTPTKVPPPVAPKPSLRSSTLPRDPGPVVPPSTTGAKPSPTHVQKITLSLPGHKQANRPQQPHNQNYRDYQNSPSVPPPSVPNAIPPAAPQSATTPTMPKPPPSAQTPDQRESHEKFRAALQTVVSPGDPRNTLENFVKIGEGSTGIVCIATERGTGRQVAVKKMDLRKQQRRELLYNEVSIMRDYHHNNIVEMYDSFLVEDELWVIMEFLEGGSLTDIVTHTKMNEEQIATVCKSVLEALVFLHSWGIIHRDIKSDSILLAHDGRVKLSDFGFCAQVTPDLPKRKSLVGTPYWMAPEVISRLPYGPEVDLWSLAIMVMEMVDGEPPFFNEPPLQAMRRIRDMPPPKLKNTHKASSRLQGFLEKMLMRDPSQRASAIDLLEHPFLLHASNPACIVPLMRSFRHSPC is encoded by the exons ATGCGGCCAGACCAG AAGATGTttggaaagaagaagaagcggCCGGAGATCTCGGCCCCCTCCAACTTCGAGCACCGCGTCCACACCGGGTTCGACCGCGACCACGGCGAGTACGTCGGGCTGCCTGCGCAGTGGGCCAGCGTCATCGGATCCCCAAAAGAGCCGACGCAACCGAGCGCCATTCGGCCGCGCCCGCTCATCGACCCATCATGCATCACTCCGGTAGACCTCAGTACGCTGAAA ACAGTTGTACGCGGGAGCAAAGCGGACTTGTACGCGGAACCGGACGGCGGACAGGCTTGGAAG ATGATTGTGCGAGGGACCAGTAAAATGGACACGACCGACCTGGCGCACACGAGTCCCAACGGCTACGACTACCAGCAGCACCCGAACATCCGCAGCCTGCAGGGCGGCGGCATCAGCGTGGCACGTTCCAACTCGCTGCGCAAGGACAGCCCGCCGCCGCGCCGCGTGCCCAGGGACCAGCGCGACCGGGACATGCTACACGACGGGTTACCACCCGGGCTGCAAGATCCGGTACGGGAAGCCCCGCCACGTGGGTACGGTGGACCGGACTACACAAACGGGAGGGCGCCGCCGCAGAATGGGCGCAGCCTTCAGGACGTGCGTGGCGGACAGCCGACGTATACGCGAGACGGCGGCCGCGGGGACTATGCTTACAGCAACAGAGACACTTACCACGGGGACCTGGGGGGCAGGGAGAACTACAGTAGGGACTATCACACGTACGCCCCCGGCAGGGAGTGGGACAAACCCGACAGCAGGACGGCCTCCAGGCAGCAGCAACGCCCGCAGGAGCCCAGAACACCCACCAAGGTCCCGCCGCCCGTCGCACCAAAACCAAG TTTACGGTCGTCCACCTTGCCGCGGGACCCGGGGCCGGTGGTGCCCCCCTCTACTACCGGTGCCAAGCCTAGTCCCACCCACGTGCAGAAGATCACCCTCTCACTACCGggacacaaacaagcaaacagaccaCAGCAGCCTCACAACCAAAACTACAGG GACTATCAGAACAGCCCGAGCGTCCCGCCGCCTTCCGTGCCCAACGCCATCCCTCCTGCCGCCCCACAAAGTGCCACCACCCCCACCATGCCCAAACCCCCGCCCTCGGCCCAGACGCCCGACCAGCGAGAGTCGCACGAGAAGTTCCGGGCGGCGCTCCAGACTGTGGTCAGCCCGGGAGACCCGCGCAACACCCTGGAGAACTTCGTGAAGATTGGCGAGGGGTCGACGGGGATCGTCTGCATCGCGACGGAGCGGGGAACGGGACGGCAGGTCGCTGTGAAGAAGATGGACCTGAGAAAACAGCAGAGGAGAGAACTGCTCTATAATGAG GTGTCGATCATGCGAGACTATCACCATAACAACATCGTGGAGATGTACGACAGCTTCCTGGTGGAGGATGAACTCTGGGTCATCATGGAGTTCCTGGAGGGCGGGTCGCTCACGGACAtcgtcacacacacaaa GATGAATGAGGAGCAGATAGCCACGGTGTGTAAGTCAGTCCTGGAG GCGCTAGTGTTCCTGCACTCCTGGGGGATCATCCACAGGGACATCAAGTCAGACTCCATCCTGCTCGCACACGACGGGAGG GTGAAGTTGTCGGACTTCGGGTTCTGTGCGCAGGTGACCCCTGACCTACCCAAGAGGAAGTCACTGGTGGGCACGCCCTACTGGATGGCACCCGAGGTCATCTCCAGACTGCCCTATGGGCCAGAG GTTGACCTTTGGTCCCTTGCCATCATGGTGATGGAGATGGTTGACGGAGAGCCTCCGTTCTTCAACGAGCCTCCCCTGCAGGCCATGCGCCGCATCAGGGACATGCCTCCCCCCAAGCTCAAGAACACACATAAG GCCTCCTCGAGGTTGCAGGGATTCCTGGAGAAGATGCTGATGCGCGACCCGTCCCAGCGGGCGAGCGCCATCGACCTGTTGGAGCACCCGTTCCTGCTGCACGCCTCCAACCCAGCCTGCATCGTGCCCCTCATGAGGAGTTTCCGGCACAGCCCCTGCTAG
- the LOC136433974 gene encoding serine/threonine-protein kinase PAK 4-like isoform X5, translated as MRPDQKMFGKKKKRPEISAPSNFEHRVHTGFDRDHGEYVGLPAQWASVIGSPKEPTQPSAIRPRPLIDPSCITPVDLSTLKMIVRGTSKMDTTDLAHTSPNGYDYQQHPNIRSLQGGGISVARSNSLRKDSPPPRRVPRDQRDRDMLHDGLPPGLQDPVREAPPRGYGGPDYTNGRAPPQNGRSLQDVRGGQPTYTRDGGRGDYAYSNRDTYHGDLGGRENYSRDYHTYAPGREWDKPDSRTASRQQQRPQEPRTPTKVPPPVAPKPSLRSSTLPRDPGPVVPPSTTGAKPSPTHVQKITLSLPGHKQANRPQQPHNQNYRDYQNSPSVPPPSVPNAIPPAAPQSATTPTMPKPPPSAQTPDQRESHEKFRAALQTVVSPGDPRNTLENFVKIGEGSTGIVCIATERGTGRQVAVKKMDLRKQQRRELLYNEVSIMRDYHHNNIVEMYDSFLVEDELWVIMEFLEGGSLTDIVTHTKMNEEQIATVCKSVLEALVFLHSWGIIHRDIKSDSILLAHDGRVKLSDFGFCAQVTPDLPKRKSLVGTPYWMAPEVISRLPYGPEVDLWSLAIMVMEMVDGEPPFFNEPPLQAMRRIRDMPPPKLKNTHKASSRLQGFLEKMLMRDPSQRASAIDLLEHPFLLHASNPACIVPLMRSFRHSPC; from the exons ATGCGGCCAGACCAG AAGATGTttggaaagaagaagaagcggCCGGAGATCTCGGCCCCCTCCAACTTCGAGCACCGCGTCCACACCGGGTTCGACCGCGACCACGGCGAGTACGTCGGGCTGCCTGCGCAGTGGGCCAGCGTCATCGGATCCCCAAAAGAGCCGACGCAACCGAGCGCCATTCGGCCGCGCCCGCTCATCGACCCATCATGCATCACTCCGGTAGACCTCAGTACGCTGAAA ATGATTGTGCGAGGGACCAGTAAAATGGACACGACCGACCTGGCGCACACGAGTCCCAACGGCTACGACTACCAGCAGCACCCGAACATCCGCAGCCTGCAGGGCGGCGGCATCAGCGTGGCACGTTCCAACTCGCTGCGCAAGGACAGCCCGCCGCCGCGCCGCGTGCCCAGGGACCAGCGCGACCGGGACATGCTACACGACGGGTTACCACCCGGGCTGCAAGATCCGGTACGGGAAGCCCCGCCACGTGGGTACGGTGGACCGGACTACACAAACGGGAGGGCGCCGCCGCAGAATGGGCGCAGCCTTCAGGACGTGCGTGGCGGACAGCCGACGTATACGCGAGACGGCGGCCGCGGGGACTATGCTTACAGCAACAGAGACACTTACCACGGGGACCTGGGGGGCAGGGAGAACTACAGTAGGGACTATCACACGTACGCCCCCGGCAGGGAGTGGGACAAACCCGACAGCAGGACGGCCTCCAGGCAGCAGCAACGCCCGCAGGAGCCCAGAACACCCACCAAGGTCCCGCCGCCCGTCGCACCAAAACCAAG TTTACGGTCGTCCACCTTGCCGCGGGACCCGGGGCCGGTGGTGCCCCCCTCTACTACCGGTGCCAAGCCTAGTCCCACCCACGTGCAGAAGATCACCCTCTCACTACCGggacacaaacaagcaaacagaccaCAGCAGCCTCACAACCAAAACTACAGG GACTATCAGAACAGCCCGAGCGTCCCGCCGCCTTCCGTGCCCAACGCCATCCCTCCTGCCGCCCCACAAAGTGCCACCACCCCCACCATGCCCAAACCCCCGCCCTCGGCCCAGACGCCCGACCAGCGAGAGTCGCACGAGAAGTTCCGGGCGGCGCTCCAGACTGTGGTCAGCCCGGGAGACCCGCGCAACACCCTGGAGAACTTCGTGAAGATTGGCGAGGGGTCGACGGGGATCGTCTGCATCGCGACGGAGCGGGGAACGGGACGGCAGGTCGCTGTGAAGAAGATGGACCTGAGAAAACAGCAGAGGAGAGAACTGCTCTATAATGAG GTGTCGATCATGCGAGACTATCACCATAACAACATCGTGGAGATGTACGACAGCTTCCTGGTGGAGGATGAACTCTGGGTCATCATGGAGTTCCTGGAGGGCGGGTCGCTCACGGACAtcgtcacacacacaaa GATGAATGAAGAACAGATAGCCACGGTGTGTAAGTCTGTCCTGGAGGCGCTAGTGTTCCTGCACTCCTGGGGGATCATCCACAGGGACATCAAGTCAGACTCCATCCTGCTCGCACACGACGGGAGG GTGAAGTTGTCGGACTTCGGGTTCTGTGCGCAGGTGACCCCTGACCTACCCAAGAGGAAGTCACTGGTGGGCACGCCCTACTGGATGGCACCCGAGGTCATCTCCAGACTGCCCTATGGGCCAGAG GTTGACCTTTGGTCCCTTGCCATCATGGTGATGGAGATGGTTGACGGAGAGCCTCCGTTCTTCAACGAGCCTCCCCTGCAGGCCATGCGCCGCATCAGGGACATGCCTCCCCCCAAGCTCAAGAACACACATAAG GCCTCCTCGAGGTTGCAGGGATTCCTGGAGAAGATGCTGATGCGCGACCCGTCCCAGCGGGCGAGCGCCATCGACCTGTTGGAGCACCCGTTCCTGCTGCACGCCTCCAACCCAGCCTGCATCGTGCCCCTCATGAGGAGTTTCCGGCACAGCCCCTGCTAG
- the LOC136433974 gene encoding serine/threonine-protein kinase PAK 4-like isoform X1, with protein MRPDQKMFGKKKKRPEISAPSNFEHRVHTGFDRDHGEYVGLPAQWASVIGSPKEPTQPSAIRPRPLIDPSCITPVDLSTLKTVVRGSKADLYAEPDGGQAWKMIVRGTSKMDTTDLAHTSPNGYDYQQHPNIRSLQGGGISVARSNSLRKDSPPPRRVPRDQRDRDMLHDGLPPGLQDPVREAPPRGYGGPDYTNGRAPPQNGRSLQDVRGGQPTYTRDGGRGDYAYSNRDTYHGDLGGRENYSRDYHTYAPGREWDKPDSRTASRQQQRPQEPRTPTKVPPPVAPKPSLRSSTLPRDPGPVVPPSTTGAKPSPTHVQKITLSLPGHKQANRPQQPHNQNYRDYQNSPSVPPPSVPNAIPPAAPQSATTPTMPKPPPSAQTPDQRESHEKFRAALQTVVSPGDPRNTLENFVKIGEGSTGIVCIATERGTGRQVAVKKMDLRKQQRRELLYNEVSIMRDYHHNNIVEMYDSFLVEDELWVIMEFLEGGSLTDIVTHTKMNEEQIATVCKSVLEALVFLHSWGIIHRDIKSDSILLAHDGRVKLSDFGFCAQVTPDLPKRKSLVGTPYWMAPEVISRLPYGPEVDLWSLAIMVMEMVDGEPPFFNEPPLQAMRRIRDMPPPKLKNTHKASSRLQGFLEKMLMRDPSQRASAIDLLEHPFLLHASNPACIVPLMRSFRHSPC; from the exons ATGCGGCCAGACCAG AAGATGTttggaaagaagaagaagcggCCGGAGATCTCGGCCCCCTCCAACTTCGAGCACCGCGTCCACACCGGGTTCGACCGCGACCACGGCGAGTACGTCGGGCTGCCTGCGCAGTGGGCCAGCGTCATCGGATCCCCAAAAGAGCCGACGCAACCGAGCGCCATTCGGCCGCGCCCGCTCATCGACCCATCATGCATCACTCCGGTAGACCTCAGTACGCTGAAA ACAGTTGTACGCGGGAGCAAAGCGGACTTGTACGCGGAACCGGACGGCGGACAGGCTTGGAAG ATGATTGTGCGAGGGACCAGTAAAATGGACACGACCGACCTGGCGCACACGAGTCCCAACGGCTACGACTACCAGCAGCACCCGAACATCCGCAGCCTGCAGGGCGGCGGCATCAGCGTGGCACGTTCCAACTCGCTGCGCAAGGACAGCCCGCCGCCGCGCCGCGTGCCCAGGGACCAGCGCGACCGGGACATGCTACACGACGGGTTACCACCCGGGCTGCAAGATCCGGTACGGGAAGCCCCGCCACGTGGGTACGGTGGACCGGACTACACAAACGGGAGGGCGCCGCCGCAGAATGGGCGCAGCCTTCAGGACGTGCGTGGCGGACAGCCGACGTATACGCGAGACGGCGGCCGCGGGGACTATGCTTACAGCAACAGAGACACTTACCACGGGGACCTGGGGGGCAGGGAGAACTACAGTAGGGACTATCACACGTACGCCCCCGGCAGGGAGTGGGACAAACCCGACAGCAGGACGGCCTCCAGGCAGCAGCAACGCCCGCAGGAGCCCAGAACACCCACCAAGGTCCCGCCGCCCGTCGCACCAAAACCAAG TTTACGGTCGTCCACCTTGCCGCGGGACCCGGGGCCGGTGGTGCCCCCCTCTACTACCGGTGCCAAGCCTAGTCCCACCCACGTGCAGAAGATCACCCTCTCACTACCGggacacaaacaagcaaacagaccaCAGCAGCCTCACAACCAAAACTACAGG GACTATCAGAACAGCCCGAGCGTCCCGCCGCCTTCCGTGCCCAACGCCATCCCTCCTGCCGCCCCACAAAGTGCCACCACCCCCACCATGCCCAAACCCCCGCCCTCGGCCCAGACGCCCGACCAGCGAGAGTCGCACGAGAAGTTCCGGGCGGCGCTCCAGACTGTGGTCAGCCCGGGAGACCCGCGCAACACCCTGGAGAACTTCGTGAAGATTGGCGAGGGGTCGACGGGGATCGTCTGCATCGCGACGGAGCGGGGAACGGGACGGCAGGTCGCTGTGAAGAAGATGGACCTGAGAAAACAGCAGAGGAGAGAACTGCTCTATAATGAG GTGTCGATCATGCGAGACTATCACCATAACAACATCGTGGAGATGTACGACAGCTTCCTGGTGGAGGATGAACTCTGGGTCATCATGGAGTTCCTGGAGGGCGGGTCGCTCACGGACAtcgtcacacacacaaa GATGAATGAAGAACAGATAGCCACGGTGTGTAAGTCTGTCCTGGAGGCGCTAGTGTTCCTGCACTCCTGGGGGATCATCCACAGGGACATCAAGTCAGACTCCATCCTGCTCGCACACGACGGGAGG GTGAAGTTGTCGGACTTCGGGTTCTGTGCGCAGGTGACCCCTGACCTACCCAAGAGGAAGTCACTGGTGGGCACGCCCTACTGGATGGCACCCGAGGTCATCTCCAGACTGCCCTATGGGCCAGAG GTTGACCTTTGGTCCCTTGCCATCATGGTGATGGAGATGGTTGACGGAGAGCCTCCGTTCTTCAACGAGCCTCCCCTGCAGGCCATGCGCCGCATCAGGGACATGCCTCCCCCCAAGCTCAAGAACACACATAAG GCCTCCTCGAGGTTGCAGGGATTCCTGGAGAAGATGCTGATGCGCGACCCGTCCCAGCGGGCGAGCGCCATCGACCTGTTGGAGCACCCGTTCCTGCTGCACGCCTCCAACCCAGCCTGCATCGTGCCCCTCATGAGGAGTTTCCGGCACAGCCCCTGCTAG
- the LOC136433974 gene encoding serine/threonine-protein kinase PAK 4-like isoform X2, with amino-acid sequence MPGEQKMFGKKKKRPEISAPSNFEHRVHTGFDRDHGEYVGLPAQWASVIGSPKEPTQPSAIRPRPLIDPSCITPVDLSTLKTVVRGSKADLYAEPDGGQAWKMIVRGTSKMDTTDLAHTSPNGYDYQQHPNIRSLQGGGISVARSNSLRKDSPPPRRVPRDQRDRDMLHDGLPPGLQDPVREAPPRGYGGPDYTNGRAPPQNGRSLQDVRGGQPTYTRDGGRGDYAYSNRDTYHGDLGGRENYSRDYHTYAPGREWDKPDSRTASRQQQRPQEPRTPTKVPPPVAPKPSLRSSTLPRDPGPVVPPSTTGAKPSPTHVQKITLSLPGHKQANRPQQPHNQNYRDYQNSPSVPPPSVPNAIPPAAPQSATTPTMPKPPPSAQTPDQRESHEKFRAALQTVVSPGDPRNTLENFVKIGEGSTGIVCIATERGTGRQVAVKKMDLRKQQRRELLYNEVSIMRDYHHNNIVEMYDSFLVEDELWVIMEFLEGGSLTDIVTHTKMNEEQIATVCKSVLEALVFLHSWGIIHRDIKSDSILLAHDGRVKLSDFGFCAQVTPDLPKRKSLVGTPYWMAPEVISRLPYGPEVDLWSLAIMVMEMVDGEPPFFNEPPLQAMRRIRDMPPPKLKNTHKASSRLQGFLEKMLMRDPSQRASAIDLLEHPFLLHASNPACIVPLMRSFRHSPC; translated from the exons ATGCCGGGAGAACAG AAGATGTttggaaagaagaagaagcggCCGGAGATCTCGGCCCCCTCCAACTTCGAGCACCGCGTCCACACCGGGTTCGACCGCGACCACGGCGAGTACGTCGGGCTGCCTGCGCAGTGGGCCAGCGTCATCGGATCCCCAAAAGAGCCGACGCAACCGAGCGCCATTCGGCCGCGCCCGCTCATCGACCCATCATGCATCACTCCGGTAGACCTCAGTACGCTGAAA ACAGTTGTACGCGGGAGCAAAGCGGACTTGTACGCGGAACCGGACGGCGGACAGGCTTGGAAG ATGATTGTGCGAGGGACCAGTAAAATGGACACGACCGACCTGGCGCACACGAGTCCCAACGGCTACGACTACCAGCAGCACCCGAACATCCGCAGCCTGCAGGGCGGCGGCATCAGCGTGGCACGTTCCAACTCGCTGCGCAAGGACAGCCCGCCGCCGCGCCGCGTGCCCAGGGACCAGCGCGACCGGGACATGCTACACGACGGGTTACCACCCGGGCTGCAAGATCCGGTACGGGAAGCCCCGCCACGTGGGTACGGTGGACCGGACTACACAAACGGGAGGGCGCCGCCGCAGAATGGGCGCAGCCTTCAGGACGTGCGTGGCGGACAGCCGACGTATACGCGAGACGGCGGCCGCGGGGACTATGCTTACAGCAACAGAGACACTTACCACGGGGACCTGGGGGGCAGGGAGAACTACAGTAGGGACTATCACACGTACGCCCCCGGCAGGGAGTGGGACAAACCCGACAGCAGGACGGCCTCCAGGCAGCAGCAACGCCCGCAGGAGCCCAGAACACCCACCAAGGTCCCGCCGCCCGTCGCACCAAAACCAAG TTTACGGTCGTCCACCTTGCCGCGGGACCCGGGGCCGGTGGTGCCCCCCTCTACTACCGGTGCCAAGCCTAGTCCCACCCACGTGCAGAAGATCACCCTCTCACTACCGggacacaaacaagcaaacagaccaCAGCAGCCTCACAACCAAAACTACAGG GACTATCAGAACAGCCCGAGCGTCCCGCCGCCTTCCGTGCCCAACGCCATCCCTCCTGCCGCCCCACAAAGTGCCACCACCCCCACCATGCCCAAACCCCCGCCCTCGGCCCAGACGCCCGACCAGCGAGAGTCGCACGAGAAGTTCCGGGCGGCGCTCCAGACTGTGGTCAGCCCGGGAGACCCGCGCAACACCCTGGAGAACTTCGTGAAGATTGGCGAGGGGTCGACGGGGATCGTCTGCATCGCGACGGAGCGGGGAACGGGACGGCAGGTCGCTGTGAAGAAGATGGACCTGAGAAAACAGCAGAGGAGAGAACTGCTCTATAATGAG GTGTCGATCATGCGAGACTATCACCATAACAACATCGTGGAGATGTACGACAGCTTCCTGGTGGAGGATGAACTCTGGGTCATCATGGAGTTCCTGGAGGGCGGGTCGCTCACGGACAtcgtcacacacacaaa GATGAATGAAGAACAGATAGCCACGGTGTGTAAGTCTGTCCTGGAGGCGCTAGTGTTCCTGCACTCCTGGGGGATCATCCACAGGGACATCAAGTCAGACTCCATCCTGCTCGCACACGACGGGAGG GTGAAGTTGTCGGACTTCGGGTTCTGTGCGCAGGTGACCCCTGACCTACCCAAGAGGAAGTCACTGGTGGGCACGCCCTACTGGATGGCACCCGAGGTCATCTCCAGACTGCCCTATGGGCCAGAG GTTGACCTTTGGTCCCTTGCCATCATGGTGATGGAGATGGTTGACGGAGAGCCTCCGTTCTTCAACGAGCCTCCCCTGCAGGCCATGCGCCGCATCAGGGACATGCCTCCCCCCAAGCTCAAGAACACACATAAG GCCTCCTCGAGGTTGCAGGGATTCCTGGAGAAGATGCTGATGCGCGACCCGTCCCAGCGGGCGAGCGCCATCGACCTGTTGGAGCACCCGTTCCTGCTGCACGCCTCCAACCCAGCCTGCATCGTGCCCCTCATGAGGAGTTTCCGGCACAGCCCCTGCTAG
- the LOC136433974 gene encoding serine/threonine-protein kinase PAK 4-like isoform X4 — MFGKKKKRPEISAPSNFEHRVHTGFDRDHGEYVGLPAQWASVIGSPKEPTQPSAIRPRPLIDPSCITPVDLSTLKTVVRGSKADLYAEPDGGQAWKMIVRGTSKMDTTDLAHTSPNGYDYQQHPNIRSLQGGGISVARSNSLRKDSPPPRRVPRDQRDRDMLHDGLPPGLQDPVREAPPRGYGGPDYTNGRAPPQNGRSLQDVRGGQPTYTRDGGRGDYAYSNRDTYHGDLGGRENYSRDYHTYAPGREWDKPDSRTASRQQQRPQEPRTPTKVPPPVAPKPSLRSSTLPRDPGPVVPPSTTGAKPSPTHVQKITLSLPGHKQANRPQQPHNQNYRDYQNSPSVPPPSVPNAIPPAAPQSATTPTMPKPPPSAQTPDQRESHEKFRAALQTVVSPGDPRNTLENFVKIGEGSTGIVCIATERGTGRQVAVKKMDLRKQQRRELLYNEVSIMRDYHHNNIVEMYDSFLVEDELWVIMEFLEGGSLTDIVTHTKMNEEQIATVCKSVLEALVFLHSWGIIHRDIKSDSILLAHDGRVKLSDFGFCAQVTPDLPKRKSLVGTPYWMAPEVISRLPYGPEVDLWSLAIMVMEMVDGEPPFFNEPPLQAMRRIRDMPPPKLKNTHKASSRLQGFLEKMLMRDPSQRASAIDLLEHPFLLHASNPACIVPLMRSFRHSPC; from the exons ATGTttggaaagaagaagaagcggCCGGAGATCTCGGCCCCCTCCAACTTCGAGCACCGCGTCCACACCGGGTTCGACCGCGACCACGGCGAGTACGTCGGGCTGCCTGCGCAGTGGGCCAGCGTCATCGGATCCCCAAAAGAGCCGACGCAACCGAGCGCCATTCGGCCGCGCCCGCTCATCGACCCATCATGCATCACTCCGGTAGACCTCAGTACGCTGAAA ACAGTTGTACGCGGGAGCAAAGCGGACTTGTACGCGGAACCGGACGGCGGACAGGCTTGGAAG ATGATTGTGCGAGGGACCAGTAAAATGGACACGACCGACCTGGCGCACACGAGTCCCAACGGCTACGACTACCAGCAGCACCCGAACATCCGCAGCCTGCAGGGCGGCGGCATCAGCGTGGCACGTTCCAACTCGCTGCGCAAGGACAGCCCGCCGCCGCGCCGCGTGCCCAGGGACCAGCGCGACCGGGACATGCTACACGACGGGTTACCACCCGGGCTGCAAGATCCGGTACGGGAAGCCCCGCCACGTGGGTACGGTGGACCGGACTACACAAACGGGAGGGCGCCGCCGCAGAATGGGCGCAGCCTTCAGGACGTGCGTGGCGGACAGCCGACGTATACGCGAGACGGCGGCCGCGGGGACTATGCTTACAGCAACAGAGACACTTACCACGGGGACCTGGGGGGCAGGGAGAACTACAGTAGGGACTATCACACGTACGCCCCCGGCAGGGAGTGGGACAAACCCGACAGCAGGACGGCCTCCAGGCAGCAGCAACGCCCGCAGGAGCCCAGAACACCCACCAAGGTCCCGCCGCCCGTCGCACCAAAACCAAG TTTACGGTCGTCCACCTTGCCGCGGGACCCGGGGCCGGTGGTGCCCCCCTCTACTACCGGTGCCAAGCCTAGTCCCACCCACGTGCAGAAGATCACCCTCTCACTACCGggacacaaacaagcaaacagaccaCAGCAGCCTCACAACCAAAACTACAGG GACTATCAGAACAGCCCGAGCGTCCCGCCGCCTTCCGTGCCCAACGCCATCCCTCCTGCCGCCCCACAAAGTGCCACCACCCCCACCATGCCCAAACCCCCGCCCTCGGCCCAGACGCCCGACCAGCGAGAGTCGCACGAGAAGTTCCGGGCGGCGCTCCAGACTGTGGTCAGCCCGGGAGACCCGCGCAACACCCTGGAGAACTTCGTGAAGATTGGCGAGGGGTCGACGGGGATCGTCTGCATCGCGACGGAGCGGGGAACGGGACGGCAGGTCGCTGTGAAGAAGATGGACCTGAGAAAACAGCAGAGGAGAGAACTGCTCTATAATGAG GTGTCGATCATGCGAGACTATCACCATAACAACATCGTGGAGATGTACGACAGCTTCCTGGTGGAGGATGAACTCTGGGTCATCATGGAGTTCCTGGAGGGCGGGTCGCTCACGGACAtcgtcacacacacaaa GATGAATGAAGAACAGATAGCCACGGTGTGTAAGTCTGTCCTGGAGGCGCTAGTGTTCCTGCACTCCTGGGGGATCATCCACAGGGACATCAAGTCAGACTCCATCCTGCTCGCACACGACGGGAGG GTGAAGTTGTCGGACTTCGGGTTCTGTGCGCAGGTGACCCCTGACCTACCCAAGAGGAAGTCACTGGTGGGCACGCCCTACTGGATGGCACCCGAGGTCATCTCCAGACTGCCCTATGGGCCAGAG GTTGACCTTTGGTCCCTTGCCATCATGGTGATGGAGATGGTTGACGGAGAGCCTCCGTTCTTCAACGAGCCTCCCCTGCAGGCCATGCGCCGCATCAGGGACATGCCTCCCCCCAAGCTCAAGAACACACATAAG GCCTCCTCGAGGTTGCAGGGATTCCTGGAGAAGATGCTGATGCGCGACCCGTCCCAGCGGGCGAGCGCCATCGACCTGTTGGAGCACCCGTTCCTGCTGCACGCCTCCAACCCAGCCTGCATCGTGCCCCTCATGAGGAGTTTCCGGCACAGCCCCTGCTAG